From a single Nakaseomyces glabratus chromosome F, complete sequence genomic region:
- the CPP2 gene encoding cysteine-rich palmitoylated domain-containing protein CPP2 (CAGL0F05329g~Ortholog of S. cerevisiae : YDR210W and Saccharomyces cerevisiae S288C : YDR210W) — MSQQYYQQGPPPPQQGYYQQGPPPQQGYYQQQPVYVQQAPPQKESSCMDQCLKLLCCCFLLELVCGD, encoded by the coding sequence ATGAGTCAACAATACTACCAACAAGGTCCTCCACCTCCACAACAAGGTTACTACCAACAGGGTCCACCACCTCAACAAGGTTACTACCAGCAACAGCCTGTGTACGTTCAACAAGCACCACCTCAAAAAGAGAGCAGTTGTATGGACCAATGTTTGAAGTTGCTATGTTGTTGTTTCCTATTGGAATTGGTCTGTGGTGACTAA
- the MSS4 gene encoding 1-phosphatidylinositol-4-phosphate 5-kinase (CAGL0F05335g~Ortholog(s) have 1-phosphatidylinositol-4-phosphate 5-kinase activity, phosphatidylinositol-3-phosphate binding, phosphatidylinositol-4-phosphate binding activity), whose translation MLVLDKGSNSQNVAHQNQAIPNRDGDHKNIGWRRKSEKEDGEEEDEDLYDRVHESSTPTSIEDMGKPRDLNKDRDAIKVDPSRPAETTGQSEAANKNTGLLIPRNGDSSQKINEMNARAKKIDDRPLIKEQRSVNSKDKEGTSESDKKQVILNQQMINDLKAIKRKSIEIEKQYHDQEQEELLDLIADENTKLVHTDSYIQSIHEDDDEFKINQNNDTLDQDHVTDLPETNHSMGSPNVNDERHSKTGKITNRVTSSGSKQHEVPTRRSSILLNTSTSRRSSSRRSTLDSIHIPNLKIQSSNHSQIHPIVTSTSSHRNSKASHSLTLNDVHKYTNHSIISLPTHLHKHVQQNSPAAKTGANHSPIQSNTLTSVSTTSLPPLPAVNTTRNYENNDARNSSNDGGMLKRSQSATVEIQKMRELLLQKREMKRKRRSVIVDDDRVLIGNKVSEGHVNFIIAYNMLTGIRVAVSRCSGIMKPLTPKDFKFKKKLAFDYHGNELTPSSQYAFKFKDYCPEVFRELRALFGLDSADYLVSLTSKYILSELNSPGKSGSFFYFSRDYKYIIKTIHHSEHIHLRKHIQEYYNHVKTNPDTLICQFYGLHRVKMPISFQNKIKHRRIYFLVMNNLLPPHLDMHVTFDLKGSTWGRRTNVDEKRMEEDPMYRPVLKDLNWLEANQKIMFGPLKSKKFLVQLKKDVELLAKLNTMDYSLLLGIHDMERASIEAGVADPEEQLVTSAAILDKLGYKQNTLVPHFFKQNDGGIRASDQFNNDLKIIYFVGIIDCLTNYSLIKKLETFWRGLSHDLSVVSAIPPRDYAHRFYEFIEESIEPTPSTRYTDNPNQTRYRD comes from the coding sequence ATGCTTGTGTTGGATAAAGGAAGCAATTCGCAGAATGTGGCACACCAGAATCAAGCTATACCGAACAGAGACGGAGATCACAAAAACATAGGCTGGAGGCGAAAGAGCGAGAAAGAAGACGGCGAGgaagaagacgaagatCTGTACGATCGCGTGCATGAATCATCTACGCCTACATCTATCGAAGATATGGGGAAGCCGCGTGATCTGAACAAAGACCGCGACGCTATTAAAGTGGACCCAAGCCGACCTGCAGAGACTACTGGACAATCGGAAGCTGCAAACAAGAATACGGGCTTACTGATACCTAGAAATGGCGACTCGagtcaaaaaataaatgaaatgaatGCAAGAGCCAAGAAAATAGATGACAGACCATTGATAAAAGAGCAACGGTCAGTAAACAGCAAAGACAAAGAAGGCACCTCGGAGTCCGATAAAAAACAAGTCATATTAAACCAGCAGATGATAAATGATCTGAAAGctataaaaagaaagagcaTTGAAATCgaaaaacaatatcatgatcaagagcaagaagagTTACTAGACCTTATTGCCGACGAAAATACCAAATTGGTACACACAGATTCGTATATTCAAAGTATTcatgaagatgacgatgaattcaaaattaatcaaaataatgACACCTTGGATCAAGACCATGTAACCGACCTACCAGAAACTAATCATAGCATGGGATCTCCAAACGTAAATGATGAACGCCATAGCAAAACTGGAAAGATAACTAATAGAGTAACCTCATCAGGAAGCAAGCAACACGAGGTACCGACAAGGCGAAGTAGCATTCTACTAAATACTTcaacttcaagaagatcatcatcaagaagaagtacATTAGATTCAATTCATATTCCCAACCTAAAAATTCAATCATCTAATCATTCCCAAATACACCCAATTGTAACAAGTACAAGCTCTCATAGAAATTCCAAGGCAAGCCACTCATTGACCCTTAATGATGTGCATAAGTATACCAATCATTCAATTATCTCTTTGCCAACTCATTTACACAAGCATGTGCAACAGAATAGTCCTGCTGCAAAAACTGGTGCTAATCATTCACCAATTCAAAGTAATACATTAACATCAGTATCAACAACTTCACTCCCCCCATTGCCTGCTGTCAATACTACAAGAAATTATGAGAACAATGATGCTAGAAATAGCTCGAATGATGGGGGTATGTTGAAAAGGTCACAATCAGCAACAGTAGAAATTCAGAAAATGAGGGAACTCTTATTACAGAAACGTGAAATGAAAAGGAAGAGGCGTTCGGTTATTGTTGATGACGATAGAGTCCTGATTGGTAATAAAGTCAGTGAAGGGCACGTTAATTTCATAATCGCATATAATATGTTGACTGGTATACGTGTGGCTGTCTCTAGATGTTCTGGTATAATGAAGCCTTTAACACCAAAGGACTTTAAATTTAAGAAGAAACTCGCGTTTGATTATCATGGCAACGAACTAACCCCATCATCACAGTATgctttcaaattcaaagattATTGTCCCGAAGTATTTAGAGAGTTAAGGGCTCTATTTGGATTAGATTCAGCAGACTATTTAGTTTCGTTGACTTCcaaatatattttgagTGAACTAAACTCGCCCGGGAAAAGTGGGTcatttttctatttctcAAGAgattataaatatattattaaaacCATACACCACTCAGAGCATATACACTTGAGAAAGCACATACAAGAATACTACAACCATGTCAAAACTAATCCAGATACGTTGATTTGTCAGTTTTATGGTCTTCACAGAGTAAAAATGccaatttcatttcaaaataaGATTAAGCATAGGAGAATATATTTCCTAGTTATGAATAACTTGTTACCACCTCATTTAGATATGCATGTGACTTTTGATTTAAAGGGTTCGACCTGGGGTCGTAGGACAAATGTTGACGAGAAACGGATGGAGGAAGATCCCATGTATCGCCCTGTGTTAAAGGACCTGAATTGGTTAGAGGCcaatcaaaaaattatgtTTGGTCCATTAAAAAGCAAGAAGTTTCTGGTTCAACTAAAGAAAGATGTTGAGCTACTGGCCAAATTAAATACTATGGATTACTCATTGTTGTTGGGTATTCATGATATGGAACGTGCAAGTATAGAGGCAGGTGTTGCAGATCCAGAAGAACAATTAGTGACTTCTGCTGCTATATTGGACAAGTTGGGATACAAGCAAAACACTTTGGTGCCACATTTTTTCAAGCAAAATGACGGAGGTATCAGAGCATCAGATCAATTTAACAACGACCTAAAAATTATCTATTTCGTTGGTATCATTGATTGTTTAACGAACTACTCATTAATTAAGAAGCTAGAAACATTCTGGAGGGGACTCAGCCATGACCTTAGTGTGGTGAGTGCCATTCCTCCACGAGACTATGCACACAGGTTTTATGAGTTCATAGAAGAATCTATTGAACCTACTCCTTCCACCAGGTATACGGATAATCCTAATCAAACTAGATACAGAGATTAG
- the UME6 gene encoding DNA-binding transcriptional regulator UME6 (CAGL0F05357g~Ortholog(s) have RNA polymerase II core promoter proximal region sequence-specific DNA binding, repressing transcription factor binding, transcription factor activity and transcription factor binding, more) — translation MDTQGDLVPTKCTSAPNNTPVDSYTTSPQPEMKSSSVIDIAMEDDDEDDDEDEEEEEANEEEDAQSNDTTPVESRDQDSTAANSDSAASPSDTADPAPVHSADHEGVSSVSHTEEEQIGAENAVADPADGTLPNAEGVQVPSNEIPPTGKAADDVPLSNHVEEDKSDGNGNEAKENVDTPQVNGGEATEAPVNTEDASTTDTANTDGMKETNGGVAGDANSNTVKLEVGDEGYVPPPPPKYINSKLDGLRSRLLLDPKENKQTPRHDEDVAQVLSNMRSSPFSPSSNRLTPTSASSSSSSDKHHYHFTSTLSSSSILGRPLLFRSENSSPDFGSPIGTENHIDTSDEKSPNMISETKSEISQNETSSLDDGESSKEAETTVSKPSTDNITTAESASETSTGNTVAENGKDEVVKSETDEIEDKEKAEKLTRFRSKIKEAERILREQKTRNITWIKSGKRINRESSTHDSSNSSIPKRLKTEPSTTIDKQRKIKLNKAPGADNKPPISAASKVKKEGERKRKPATRSRTGCWICRLRKKKCSEEKPACFNCQRLNLDCYYDAFKPDFVADPVVRKQKMDEIRMKTKEAKRQAMKKKNARPAP, via the coding sequence ATGGACACGCAAGGAGATTTGGTTCCCACAAAATGCACGTCGGCGCCTAATAACACGCCTGTTGACTCTTACACGACGTCTCCACAGCCGGAGATGAAGAGCAGCAGCGTTATTGACATTGCGATGGAGGATGACGACGAGGATGACGACGAGGACGAAGAGGAGGAAGAAGCGAACGAGGAAGAGGACGCACAGAGCAACGATACTACACCTGTAGAGAGCAGGGATCAAGATAGCACGGCGGCTAACAGTGATTCTGCGGCTAGCCCATCGGATACAGCTGATCCCGCACCTGTACATTCAGCTGACCATGAAGGTGTCTCCAGTGTTTCCCACACTGAAGAGGAACAAATCGGCGCAGAAAATGCCGTAGCTGATCCCGCCGACGGAACACTTCCAAACGCGGAAGGTGTTCAAGTACCTTCTAACGAAATACCGCCCACTGGAAAAGCAGCCGATGACGTACCACTTTCTAATCACGTGGAGGAGGACAAATCGGATGGTAATGGAAATGAAGCGAAAGAGAACGTCGATACGCCGCAGGTCAATGGAGGCGAGGCCACAGAGGCTCCTGTGAATACCGAAGATGCAAGCACCACTGACACTGCAAATACTGACGGAATGAAAGAAACTAATGGCGGTGTTGCGGGTGATGCAAACTCCAATACAGTTAAACTTGAAGTTGGTGATGAGGGCTACGTACCTCCACCGCCACCTAAATATATCAACTCTAAATTGGACGGGCTGAGATCAAGGCTCCTGCTTGACCCTAAGGAGAACAAACAGACTCCTAGACACGATGAGGATGTAGCTCAGGTGCTCTCCAACATGAGATCATCTCCTTTCAGCCCTTCTTCCAACAGACTGACGCCTACGTCTGCGTCTTCGTCTTCGTCAAGTGACAAACATCATTACCACTTCACAAGTACATTAAGCAGCAGTAGCATTCTAGGGAGACCTTTGCTGTTCAGAAGCGAGAACTCCAGTCCAGATTTCGGAAGTCCAATTGGAACAGAAAACCATATTGATACAAGTGATGAAAAGAGCCCCAACATGATCTCTGAAACTAAATCAGAAATTAGCCAAAATGAAACGTCTTCTTTAGATGATGGCGAATCTTCGAAAGAAGCAGAGACAACAGTTAGCAAACCATCTACTGATAATATTACCACCGCAGAAAGCGCGAGTGAAACGAGCACAGGAAACACTGTTGCTGAGAATGGAAAGGATGAAGTAGTGAAATCTGAGACGGATGAAATCGAAGACAAAGAgaaagctgaaaaattaaCTAGATTTAGATCTAAAATAAAGGAAGCTGAACGAATACTAAGGGAAcagaaaacaagaaatataacATGGATCAAAAGTGGCAAGAGAATAAATCGGGAATCAAGCACTCATGACAGTTCCAACTCTTCTATACCAAAAAGACTAAAAACCGAACCTTCGACAACAATAGacaaacaaagaaaaatcaaactGAATAAAGCACCTGGAGCTGATAACAAGCCTCCAATATCCGCTGCCAGCAAGGTAAAGAAAGAGggtgaaagaaaaagaaaacctGCAACGAGATCACGTACCGGCTGTTGGATTTGTAGattaagaaagaagaagtgtTCTGAAGAAAAACCCGCCTGCTTCAACTGTCAAAGATTAAATCTAGATTGTTACTATGATGCCTTCAAACCTGACTTTGTTGCTGATCCTGTTGTgagaaaacaaaagatgGATGAAATTAGGATGAAAACCAAAGAGGCCAAACGACAAgcaatgaaaaagaaaaacgCAAGACCTGCACCTTGA
- the EBS1 gene encoding Ebs1p (CAGL0F05379g~Ortholog(s) have enzyme activator activity and role in DNA recombination, negative regulation of translation, nuclear-transcribed mRNA catabolic process, nonsense-mediated decay, telomere capping, telomere maintenance via telomerase) yields the protein MNAGTMSESEALVWNTINDFHERLNEILRTNQITHDYALLSGFLTFVHSKLLKMTENNLNKQKQLYRQYKEYPSEMTEIFDNHTTVLILDALWGKIYYPIFKWFQTLRNFIVPRKAGEQPKYFEFRKMSSKISKFYKEVQAFLNSIISLILMDPEIEATDGVPPQVFVFFNLKKKAAKALPKKLRLSLKYNDPLANIVRLVLHRCILYLGSAQRYKIMYEKISNRHSVEDFVKSKEYFDLASLLLPSSGETYLQRGMVYIQTDNLGTAVQEFIKGSLAKSPCPAALSNFKTIILENDSTLHLRLDKLILDVHSQDLKGTKIVNREIIELYFLAIFGSYFAPDVWTNPKKPGFLRNGLAVKTLELTLYEKIASRYIKNIETIYNDLIIGIGGFNLLQLFGNMGPDSRVKILKSNTLTRNQLSYLSFVFTYITRIITDVIKEAWNGNHEVYLYLAMLRIIGCWIFANESVLEFAKSNVAFCQAYADLLNDFLASGLVSYGPDNSVKPKRSYLFEEDIQLRELGFIGDELDDFNDTKIHTSEDCMTRLVGKPHMEDKLSPKEEKLARLSAIIVTGKQILSYNQCDIHFDTEKTQYKIPDSGIPDMKFKNNVQKNGRNKSGKQTGAVRHYQQEVKDTLKEKTLTKNYQQSSSNFSNAKGIIPTEQNSSVVYSGISVKAPSTFDIKPSFQMKQPGDTLAQDLGNLNLNSPMVNSVGPSYYANTVTGSAIQNSGSEMSTGHINDRSALNAEDEHRKYLNEIFRPNMSMSSVESSRRNSSLKGYLSPNLSANMLSSVDQSITTPTSIMDSHRSSYGLPSWSGSSHTKGSEVNELNSGNGIMTGNSLYYDGRHIYPSYHSRMMSMNSETTIVPDAPSPFADRNRTSFADSRGSGYAEQLLNSSVFQKQSSNKINARNFPTSAQQLNVSNSHQLNQSPNLAQEYGYQNSTNSPYVNSSTNINQNYMTSIGPDSMSSLHEGSQGYWPDQNRKDPQASASSFQAQYPYSIRNGQQPMDNAFINTGFSNVYGPSH from the coding sequence GTGCATTCCaaattattaaaaatgACAGAGAACAACCTTAATAAGCAAAAGCAACTGTACAGGCAATACAAGGAATACCCGAGTGAGATGACAGAAATATTTGACAATCATACTACAGTGTTGATTCTTGACGCGTTATGGGGTAAGATATACTATCCTATTTTCAAATGGTTTCAAACTTTGAGAAATTTTATTGTACCTCGTAAAGCTGGTGAACAGCCAAagtattttgaatttagAAAAATGAGCagcaaaatttcaaaattctaTAAAGAAGTTCAAGCTTTCTTGAATTCGATCATTAGTCTTATCCTAATGGATCCCGAAATTGAAGCTACTGATGGTGTTCCTCCTCAAGTTTTCGTgttcttcaatttgaaaaaaaaagcagCTAAGGCACTACCTAAAAAGCTGAGACTGTCACTCAAGTACAATGATCCACTAGCAAATATTGTTAGATTGGTTCTACATCGGTGCATATTATACTTGGGTTCAGCTCAACGGTACAAGATCATGTATGAAAAAATTTCTAATAGACACTCGGTTGAAGACTTTGTAAAGTccaaagaatattttgatcTTGCTTCTTTATTGCTTCCCTCCTCGGGTGAAACGTATCTACAGAGAGGTATGGTTTATATTCAAACAGATAATTTGGGAACTGCTGTACAAGAGTTTATCAAAGGCTCTCTGGCTAAATCGCCATGTCCGGCTGCGTTGTCTAATTTTAAGACTATTATATTAGAAAATGATAGTACTCTCCACCTTAGATTGGATAAACTGATATTGGATGTACATTCCCAGGATTTAAAGGGCACCAAAATCGTCAATAGAGAAATAATTGAACTTTATTTCTTAGCTATATTTGGGTCGTACTTTGCACCAGATGTCTGGACTAATCCGAAGAAGCCAGGTTTTTTACGGAATGGGTTAGCTGTTAAAACGCTTGAACTTACTTTATATGAGAAAATTGCTTCTAGATACATTAAAAATATCGAGACAATTTACAACGATCTCATAATAGGTATAGGTGGCTTTAACTTGTTGCAGCTTTTCGGTAATATGGGTCCAGACTCTAGAGTAAAGATATTAAAATCAAACACTTTGACAAGAAATCAATTGTCTTACCTGAGTTTCGTTTTTACATATATCACTAGAATTATTACAGATGTGATAAAGGAAGCCTGGAATGGAAATCATGAGGTCTACCTATACTTGGCAATGTTAAGAATCATTGGATGTTGGATATTTGCAAATGAGTCTGTTCTGGAATTTGCTAAATCGAATGTTGCATTTTGTCAAGCATATGCAGATTTATTGAATGATTTTTTGGCTAGTGGTTTGGTAAGTTATGGTCCAGATAATAGTGTAAAGCCTAAAAGGTCCTATCTATTTGAAGAGGATATACAACTCAGAGAATTGGGATTTATTGGTGATGAACTGGACGACTTTAATGATACAAAGATTCACACATCAGAAGATTGTATGACGAGATTAGTTGGTAAACCTCACATGGAAGATAAGTTGTCACCTaaggaagaaaaacttGCACGACTCTCTGCCATAATTGTCACAGGTAAACAAATATTATCATACAACCAGTGTGATATCCATTTCGATACCGAAAAAACGCAATATAAAATACCAGATTCTGGAATTCCGGATATGAAgttcaaaaataatgtgCAGAAGAATGGTAGAAATAAATCTGGAAAGCAAACTGGTGCTGTAAGGCACTATCAACAAGAGGTGAAAGAtactttgaaagaaaagacaCTCACTAAGAACTACCAGCAAAGTTCGTCAAACTTTTCCAACGCTAAGGGTATAATTCCAACCGAGCAGAATTCTTCTGTTGTTTACAGTGGCATATCGGTTAAGGCGCCTAGTACCTTTGACATTAAGCCAAGTTTCCAAATGAAGCAACCTGGTGATACGTTAGCTCAAGATCTTGgaaatttaaatttaaactCCCCAATGGTGAATTCTGTTGGTCCATCTTATTATGCGAATACTGTCACTGGGTCTGCTATTCAAAATAGTGGATCAGAAATGAGTACGGGACACATAAATGATAGGTCAGCCTTAAATGCAGAAGATGAACACAGAAAATATCTAAATGAAATATTCAGACCAAATATGTCAATGTCATCTGTGGAATCCAGTAGACGAAATTCGTCCTTGAAAGGATATTTGTCACCCAATTTATCTGCTAACATGCTAAGCTCAGTGGATCAATCAATTACTACGCCAACTTCTATAATGGATAGCCATAGGTCATCTTATGGTCTACCTAGCTGGTCAGGCTCTTCCCATACTAAGGGATCTGAAGTAAATGAGTTAAATTCGGGAAATGGAATAATGACTGGAAATTCTTTATACTATGATGGACGTCATATATATCCGAGCTATCACTCTCGTATGATGTCGATGAACTCTGAAACAACGATTGTTCCAGATGCCCCTTCACCTTTTGCAGACCGTAATAGAACAAGTTTTGCTGATAGTAGGGGGTCAGGCTATGCAGAACAGCTTCTAAATTCTAGTGTGTTTCAAAAGCAGTCatctaataaaataaatgcCAGAAACTTCCCGACATCAGCTCAACAGCTAAATGTCAGTAATTCACATCAGCTAAATCAATCACCAAATCTAGCGCAAGAATATGGTTATCAAAATAGTACAAATTCCCCATATGTTAACTCAAGCACAAACATTAATCAAAACTATATGACATCAATCGGTCCTGATTCTATGTCTTCTTTACATGAGGGCTCTCAGGGATATTGGCCAGATCAAAACCGGAAAGATCCACAAGCCAGTGCCAGTTCCTTCCAAGCACAGTATCCATATTCAATAAGAAACGGACAACAACCAATGGATAATGCGTTCATAAACACCGGGTTTAGCAACGTATATGGTCCGTCTCATTAG